The following are from one region of the Capsicum annuum cultivar UCD-10X-F1 chromosome 1, UCD10Xv1.1, whole genome shotgun sequence genome:
- the LOC107873814 gene encoding serine/threonine-protein phosphatase PP2A catalytic subunit: protein MKENFNPITEKMSLDPVVSSQGNLDEQISQLMQCKPLSEQEVKGLCEKAKEILMDESNVQPVKSPVTICGDIHGQFHDLAELFRIGGKCPDTNYLFMGDYVDRGYYSVETVSLLVALKVRYPQRITILRGNHESRQITQVYGFYDECLRKYGNATVWKTFTDLFDYFPLTALVESEIFCLHGGLSPSVETLDNIRNFDRVQEVPHEGAMCDLLWSDPDDRFGWGISPRGAGYTFGQDISEQFNHTNNLKLIARAHQLVMEGFNWAHDQKVVTIFSAPNYCYRCGNMASILEVDDCNGHTFIQFEPAPRRGEPDVTRRTPDYFL from the exons ATGAAGGAAAACTTCAACCCCATAACAGAAAAAATGAGCTTGGATCCAGTGGTATCTTCTCAAGGAAATCTTGATGAGCAGATTTCTCAGCTTATGCAGTGCAAGCCTTTATCTGAACAAGAG GTAAAAGGATTATGTGAGAAAGCAAAGGAGATCTTAATGGATGAAAGCAACGTGCAG CCTGTGAAAAGCCCTGTGACTATATGTGGTGATATTCACGGCCAATTCCATGATCTTGCTGAGCTTTTTCGTATTGGTGGGAAG TGTCCTGACACTAATTATCTATTTATGGGAGATTATGTAGATCGTGGATACTATTCCGTGGAAACAGTATCg CTTTTGGTGGCTCTCAAAGTGCGGTATCCTCAACGGATTACAATTTTGAGGGGAAATCATGAGAGTCGTCAG ATTACTCaggtttatggattttatgatgaatGTTTACGAAA ATATGGTAATGCCACTGTGTGGAAGACTTTCACAGATCTGTTTGACTACTTTCCTCTCACAGCTTTG GTTGAATCTGAAATTTTTTGCCTCCATGGTGGTTTgtctccatctgttgaaactctTGATAATATACGTAATTTTGATCGCGTCCAAGAAGTTCCACATGAGGGAGCCATGTGTGATCTTTTGTGGTCTGATCCTGATGATCGTTTCGGGTGGGGTATTTCACCCAGGGGTGCTGGATATACATTTGGCCAA GATATATCTGAGCAGTTTAACCACACCAACAACTTAAAACTAATTGCAAGAGCGCATCAGCTGGTTATGGAGGGATTCAATTGGGCCCAT GATCAAAAAGTGGTTACCATATTTAGTGCCCCTAATTATTGCTACCGCTGTGGGAATATGGCGTCTATCTTGGAGGTTGATGATTGCAATGGCCATACATTCATTCAG TTTGAACCAGCTCCTAGGAGAGGAGAGCCAGATGTAACGCGAAGAACACCAGATTACTTCTTATGA
- the LOC107873803 gene encoding phytoene synthase 2, chloroplastic: MCPTTLSYSSNSCINARNEIFSYQKCRRKLLIRAEVLTVSPKKKEKSIDELLSVQGIAYTHRRIREVVWKQTHVVNDLLCCRNPSFDPVFLDEAYELCRKICAEYAKTFYLGTKLMTEERQKAIWAIYVWCRRTDELVDGPNADYMNNSVLDRWEERLEDIFKNKPYDMLDAALTDTICKFPLDIKPFKDMIDGMRMDTRKSRYANFQELYMYCYCVAGTVGLMSVPIMGIAPECPVSAQTVYNAALHLGIGNQLTNILRDVGEDALRGRVYLPQDELAQYGIRDEDVFARNVTDQWRGFMKEQIRRARFYFNLAEEGASHLNKASRWPVWSSLILYRKILDAIEENDYDNLTKRAYVGRAKKLATLPVSYARALSLPSLAIQ, from the exons ATGTGTCCAACAACActttcttattcttccaattcttGCATTAATGCAAGAAATGAAATCTTTTCATATCAAAAATGCAGAAGAAAGTTACTAATAAGAGCTGAAGTTCTTACAGTTTCTcctaagaagaaagaaaaatccaTTGATGAATTGTTATCAGTACAAGGAATTGCTTACACTCATCGACGCATTCGCGAAGTTGTTTGGAAGCAAACACATGTTGTAAATGATTTGTTGTGTTGTAGAAATCCAAGTTTTGATCCTGTGTTTCTTGATGAAGCTTATGAACTATGCAGGAAGATTTGTGCAGAATATGCTAAAACTTTCTACTTAG GGACTAAGCTGATGACTGAAGAGAGACAAAAGGCAATATGGGCTATCTATG TATGGTGCAGAAGGACAGATGAACTTGTTGATGGCCCTAATGCTGACTACATGAACAACTCAGTGCTTGATAGATGGGAAGAAAGATTAGAAGacattttcaagaacaaaccttatGACATGCTTGATGCTGCTTTAACAGATACTATTTGCAAGTTCCCTTTAGACATCAAG CCATTCAAGGACATGATAGACGGAATGAGAATGGACACGAGGAAAAGCCGGTATGCGAATTTCCAAGAGCTGTATATGTATTGCTACTGTGTGGCTGGAACAGTTGGCCTAATGAGTGTACCAATAATGGGAATTGCACCAGAATGTCCTGTTTCTGCTCAAACTGTATATAATGCAGCACTTCATTTGGGCATAGGGAATCAACTTACTAACATCCTCAGAGATGTTGGAGAAGA TGCATTGAGAGGAAGAGTTTATCTGCCACAAGATGAACTTGCACAGTATGGAATACGCGACGAGGACGTCTTCGCGAGAAATGTGACAGATCAATGGAGAGGATTCATGAAGGAGCAGATCAGAAGAGCAAGATTTTACTTCAATCTTGCTGAGGAGGGTGCTTCTCATCTTAATAAAGCTAGTCGTTGGCCA GTTTGGTCATCCTTAATATTGTACAGGAAGATAttggatgcaatagaagagaatgATTATGATAACTTGACAAAGAGAGCTTATGTTGGAAGGGCTAAAAAGTTGGCCACTTTACCTGTTTCATATGCTAGAGCTCTATCATTGCCAAGTTTGGCCATTCAATAg